The Microbacter margulisiae genomic sequence TGTCTATGACCTGACCTTGTATAGTGTAACGTGGATTCTTTTGGGCTATTATACCACTGGGAAGTATGAATAAAAGAATAATGAACAATATATTCCTTCTCATATGATAATAATTTAGTTTGGTGAATGCATTAAAATTTATGGCCTTACATCAATATATTCCTGTTGATAAATGCTTTATATAAATATTTACATTAAACAACCAGCGCATGATTGACAAAAAGCGCCTAAGGCCTCAACCTTACGCGCTTTTTAAAATCCGGATTAAAAATGCTTGTGATTAAAAACGGCTTTCAATGACCTTCCAGTCTAAGACGTCCCAGAAGATAGAAACATAATCGCCACGACGATTTTGGTAATCAACATAGTAGGAATGTTCCCAAACATCGCATGTCAAAACAGGGGTTAATCCCTTGCGCAAAGGATTGCCTGCATTGCTTTCCTGAATAACTTCAAGAGAGCCGTCAGCTTTCTTTACCAGCCATGCCCATCCTGAACCGAAAAGGCCAACGGCAGCCTTAGAAAATTGTTCCTTAAAGGCTTCAAACGAGCCAAAGCTCTTGTCAATAGCTTCTGCAAGCTTCCCTTCCGGTTTTGCTTTCGGAGAAGGTGAAAATTGAGTAAAATAGAAAATATGGTTCCAGGTTTGCGCTCCGTTATTAAAGATAGGGCCTTCAGCTTTTAGAATGATATCTTCCAGTGACGCATGTTCAAAGGGAGTACCCGGAATAAGGTTATTCAGGTTGTTCACATATGTTTGTGCGTGTTTGCCCCAATGAAGTTCAATTGTTTGCTGGCTGATTTTTGGCGCTAAAGCATTGGTTGCATATGGCAGCGCCGGTAGTTCATGTTTCATAATCGAAAATAATTTAGTTGTTAGTTTATACTTTGATGATTTGTTCTGAATCTCTCATTCGGTTACTTTTACAGACATCTAATTTTCAACCGGATATCATTAATCTACCCGAATAAACTATCACAAATATACAAAAAAAATCGCCGTTTGGTACTCCACAGGGACGGAAAAGCAACAAAAAAGCCACAGGAGACACTACATCAGACTACTAAAAATGGCCATCCCTGCCCCCATTTTCGGGGAACAGAAATGGCCATAGACAAGTTTTGGATATCCGCTATCCGGAATACCGGCAATCAGATTACTTCAACTCCTTTACAGGCGAAAAGACCTGGTTCCTCACCAGTTCCTTTACATTATATGGAGCAGGCGCTCCGCCAAGATATTTATGGAACCAATCCAGATGGGCATCGTAATACAAAGGCATGGATTTAACCACGTTGGGCCAGTGTCCATCGTTCTTAAAGATGATCAAACGGGATGGGATTCCCAAAGTTTGCAATGTTGTGAAATACTGAATCCCCTGCGTATATGGAACCCGGAAATCAAGTTGCCCGGTAATAATCAACGTAGGCGTAGCAAAATTCCGCACATATTCCGATGGGGAGAATTTCTTATACAAATCCGAATTCCACGGCTGGCCTTTCAGGTCAAAGTTTGGAAACCATAGTTCTTCTGTTGCTCCCCATTCGGAACGCAAATCGTAAAGCCCCATCATCGAAGCCAGGCATTTAAAGCGTTTGGTTCTGGCCTGGAACCAATTCATCATGTATCCGCCGTATGACCATCCCATAGCACCCATGCGTGTTGAATCAACGTAAGAGAGGTTAGCAAGGGCATCTGTCACTTTCATCAGGTCTTCGAAAGGTTTTCCGCCCCAGTCGCCCGATATCTCACGGGTATATGCCTGTCCGTATCCCGTTGATCCGTGCGGGTTACAGAATGCCACCACATAGCCTGCACCCGGATAAACCTGCCAGTCGCCACGGAACGAATTCATCCATTGGCTTTGCGGACCACCATGTACATTCAGGATAAGCGGATATTTGCGGGCCGGATTGAAATCATGTGGCTTAACAATGAAGACTTCCACTTTTTTGCCATCCACTCCGGCTACCCACATCGTATCGGCAGGACGGATATCCACTTCTTCTTCCAGCTTCCGGTTGAAAAAAGTCAATTGAGAGGCCCGTGCATTACCCGAAGCATCCATGCGGTATAAAGCTACCGGCTTGCCTACTGTACTGGCAGTGTAATAAAGATTTCCCTGACGGTCAAGGTCAAAGCCGTAGATCGTCTTTGCGCCACTGACAGGCGTTATTATAGCCTGGTTCTCGATATCTATTTTATACACTGGCTCACGACCCAGCACCTCTCCGGTAAAATAAATCGATTTGGAATCGGCGCCCCATTTCAGATCGTCAATCCAGTTATCAAACGAACCGGTAATGATCTTTGACTCGCCTGTTTGTCTGTTGTATAAGGCAATCCGGAAAAGATCGGACTCATATCCCGGAATGACCTGCTTGCGGTAAGCAATATATTTTCCATCGGGAGAATAAACAGGAGAACCGTCCCATGCTTTGTTATCCTTTGTGATATCCACGGCTTTCCCTCCGGTCACCGGCACGATAAAAAGATCGGCATTGGTGGAAGCTTCGGGATGCGCATCATGATTAGAGACATAGCAAAGCTCCTTGCTGTCCGGTGAAAAGTTATATCCGATACCGCCTCCCAGCATAAAGGTGGGGGAAACATACTTCCCGGGAGTTACATCGGTATAGGTATGGGTTTGCAGATTATACACGATAACATGGGAATACTTCCCGGCTGCATACTGCGTCCAGTGCCTGAATAATAAATGATCGGCCAGGTATGCCTGCACAGGACCATTCGTAGCCAGGGAATCGGTTATCTCATTGCACCGGCTGTTAGCACCACATTCGGGATATACGTCAGCAGCAAATGCAATCAGTTGGTTATTTGGCGACAACACCGGAGCGTCCACGCCCATGGAAAAGTTGGTAATCTTGCGTGACTGGCCGCTGCTGAATGTATAAAGATACAATTGCGGCGTACCCGATGCGCTGGAAACATAGTAAATACCCCTGCCATCGTTTGTCCAAAGAGGATTCTCATTCCCTTTGCCGTTAGAGGTAATCGGCCTCAGGTGACTGCCATTGGCATCGGCAACGTAAATATTCACCATTGCTTTTCCTGCCGGAAGGTTATAATCCGTCAGGGTAAATGCAATCTGTTTGCCATCGGGAGAAACCACAGGAGTGCCTACATTGCGCATTTTATACAAGTCTGCAATGGTAAAAGCCTTTTTTTGTGCATACGAATGCCCTGCGGATAAGCACAAAATGGCCATTAATACATAGATTAGCTGTTTCATCTGAATTGGTTTTAGTTTACAATGAAAATATCTTTATTCAAAAGTACAAATATATTCCGGATATAACTGGAATTTATTTACAAAAAATATGCATCACAGGGTCTCGTAGCAGAGGTTCTCTGTGAAATAGCCGCCAGCGATGTTCATCAGCCAACTGCTCACATTATAGGTATAACTGATCTTTTTTGTCCCCTGAAGTTGCTTGACAGCGCCATGGCGTCGTAGCTGTTGATAATCTGTTGTCCATTCCCGAACCGGATAGTATCAGAAATATTTATTTCTTTAGTCTGCCTCCAAATAACCTTTTATCATTAACAGGGTCTTTTATTAAAAGTAGCGTTTCGCAAATTGATTTTATTCGATCATCCGACCAACCGCTATATTTGTGCATGATTTGGGCAACTAATTTTCTCTTATCATAAAACACTAAAGTCATTGGTGTGTGGATTCGATCGTAAAGCTCATGAGCATAGGTATAGTTAAATGATTCAAAAGGTAACCTGATTGTTTTTGTTCGTAGTAATTGATTGTACTGTATCAATAGTTCCTCTTTATTATAATCTATAGAAACAGAAACAACCTGCCTGCTTCTTTTGCTTATTAACTGCCAAACTGTAAAAGCTATAATTAAAAAATACACTATCCATCCATAAATAAATTCTTTGTGCATAAGAACAAAAATAAGTATAAATTGAAGCACAAAGATTTGTGCCCCTTTCCAAATACGTAACTTTATCGAAGGCAGATGATTAATAACATAGGTTGTATTTGATTCCATATGGTTTGTTCTATTCCATTTTTGCCTGGTTCATACTTCAGTGCCTTGGGGGTCTCTCAGATAGTAGTAATATACTCCTCCCCACGCTACCGCAGCGTGTAGGTCGGTTCCATCATCTTATTAGCAGTTACGAAAAGATAAATCTTTTCTCACAGCACACTCTGCGGCAGTAGAGAAATTACTAATTTTGAATACTTAATAATCTTCCGAACACTCGTAATTACAAATCTGCGGTAGCGAGGGAAACCCGACAGCAACGTATCGTCCGGCTTACCGGATTCAATTCCTGCAAATGCCCCCGATGCAAAACCGGCAATATGATTCCGGTAGAAATAATCCCGCGTATCCGTTCGCCCGATAACGTGTTTTATCCCCGAACAACAAACCTGAACCTGTAATCTCTCAACCTCAAAGCCCTGTATAACGCAGGGATGGCCATTGCTTTGTCTATACAGTAGCAAAAACCGCTGTTTATGCTTGTTTTTTTATCTTTATCTGCTGCTTTCTTGTAGAAAATCTACTGATTACAGCACTATTTGTTCTTTCTTTTGCCCTTTCCTCCCTGCAACAACCTATCAAAACAGGCCGCTTTCTCCATAACAACATTTCTACTCCAAGCTCGCTGAACAGACTTCTCGAACAGGGAATACGGTTTACCCCGTTATACGGGGTTCAACCCACGCTTCCTTGCTGGGTCGTCCCGACCGCAGGAAGCCTAAGTATTATGCAACGTTTTTATTCTTTTAAAGGTAAATGATTAATCCAAATTTTCCTTTCACCAAAGTCCAATATTTTCTTTGTGTAAGGATATAATTGAAATATGCGTTCAGTAAACTTATCCCATATGAAGATATGAGTAAAATAGTCTGATTTAAGATTTAAAATTAATTCTCTCTCTTTACTATCCAATTGCATTAATGAAATCTCGCCTTGTCTTAATGTGTTTTGCATTTCAAAAATAAACATATCATGTAAACTCAATCCTCCAGCATAGATTATTAGCCATTTTTGTATATAATTGTTCTTGTATTTCTTTGAAGATTTTTCCTTTTTATCAACTATTTCTTGAATAGCTGTTTCATTTTGCAATATCTCACCTGACTGCAAGCAAGAATCCCACCACAGGTATTTCTTTTCAGGATATTTATCACAAAGGGATATTGAATCTATATAATTGCTTAGAATTGGGAACTTGTCATGTGATACTTTTTCTGTTTTTTGTTCACCTCTATTCAATTTTGCCGATTTAATGACCTTAACTATTTCATTGAAATAATTATCATTTAATAATTCCCTATAATTAACTTGGTCATTATGAAAATGAATCACTCCATATAAGTAATCATAGGCTGGTTCAACGGCGGATAATCTTTTCTTTAATTCATCAACAAATTTTTTCCATTCGCTTAACTTTTTCTGTCTCATCGAACCTTTTCTGGTAAAATCAGAATAGTATTTTGTTATCTCTACACCAATCAGTTTACTATCGATTTCTATTTCGTAATCAGGACATTCAGAAGTAACTAATGATGTGGGCGAGTATTGCAATCTCTTTAGAAATTGTTCAATAATCTCTCTTTCCTCCTCTTTAGTGTCTGTATGAATTTTCAATAGTATTTCAGATGCTGGCATGTCTCTGTTTTAAAATGTAACATCTTAGTGTTTTATTCATCATTTTCGTGCACCAAAGTTATTGAAAAGAAATTAAGTTTCAAATTTTTACGACCATTATTTAATGTGCAGAAGAAAATGGTGAATAAAACATAGTTGAACGGAACCTATTGCTATGGGAAAGGTATTTGGGCAGGTTTTATATTTGGCTCGAATTTAAAATAGAAGAAAGTGCGTTTTAGATTTCATGCAGTACAGAGTTGTTATTTTGATTGAATTTTATTTACATACAGACATAGTTTTCCCCGGTAGATTTTGATCATCTTTTTTCGGGATAGTTTTCAATTTTTTAAAGAACGCTTTTACAAACAGCAGGATTAGCCCGGCTCTATATGTAAATTGCTGTTATTAGGAATTATTGTTAACTTTCCTTTGTTGCATTTGGGGCAAATAACAGGGTCTTTGCCTGTAATGATTTGTAATACTTCCATGGCTTGTAATCCCGTGAGTTTTGATAAACAGGTTGGAGTAAGTATGATGGAGTAACACAAGTCAAGTTGAGATTTTCGGTTGCACATAGCCATAAAGCCAAAGTAACGGATTTTACAAAATCCTGTTGGCAAAATATGTTGCATAAACCTGCGGATAAACTCACGGGCCTCTAAAGTCATGGCTTTTCTTGTTCCCCCTGCTTTGTTATCTTTGTAGTAAAAAGTCACTTTACCTGCTTTATAATCCACAATACGGTGATTACTAATGGCTACACGATGCGTGTAATTTCCCAGATAACGGATAAGATTGTCAGGTGAAGAAAACGGTTTTTGAGCATATACTACCCATTTTTTATCATAGCATTTTGTTTTCAGTGTTTGAAAACAGACAGTATCCTCAGGTAGTTTTATTTCTCCTTTGTTGATGGCTTCTTCCAAGAACCGACATAAAATACCCCTGAAAACTGCACTCAACACTTTTACCGGAACAAAAAACTTTTTGGCACTCGGTATCCATTCCATTCCATCGTCCGATAACCCACCTGCAGGAACTATGGTATGGATATGTGGATGATACGCCAGAGTTTGTCCCCAGGTATGCAGCAGTGCAACAGCTCCGGCTTGTGCTCCAAGATATTCTGTATTCTTAGCACATTGAACCAATGTTTTTCCGACCGCTTTGAACAACAAGCCGTAAGCAACTTGTTGATTGATATAAAACAGATTATGCAGACACGATGGAATGGTAAATACAATATGAAAATGTTTTACCGCTGGAAGATTAGCAGCTAACTTATCCACCCATTGCATTCGTTTTATGTACTGACATTTGGGACAATTACGATTACGGCACGAGTTGTATGATTGAACCTTATTATCACAGTTATTGCAATATAAAGTATGTCCACCTAGCTCGGATGTTCGGCAAGCTACAATATCTTCAAACGCTTTTTGCTGAACAGCGCAAAGAGTAAGATTGTCTGCTAAGTCATGTTTGTAATCCCGGAAAATGTCAGCAATTTCTATGGTTTGCTTTTTATTTTCCATTAGATAAAATCAATACAGGTTTATTTTATCTAATGGAGAAGTAAACTCATTGGTTTTTATATGAGCTACGTGCAAATATACGGCTGTGGTTTTAAATGAAGTGTGTCCCATGAACTGTTGTATCTGCCTCAGGTTTACACCTGCTTCCAATAAATGTGTAGCGAAACAATGCCGTAAGGTATGAAATGAAACGTCTTTTTTTATACCTGCCTTTTTTGCACTGTTCTTAACGATATGTTCCATAGATCTTTCCCACAAGGGTTGTCCTTTATGCCCGGCAGGTTCAAAGAGAAACTTTGTTGGTCTTTCCGCTTTGTAGTATTCACGGAGTGTTTCAAGTGTCTTTTGTGAAAGAATAGTATATCTGTCCTTTTTACCTTTTCCCTGAACTACATGCACTTGCATCCGCTGCGAATCAATGTCTTTTGGTTTAATTTGTAATACTTCCATTCTGCGTAAACCGGCAGAATAAGTGAGCATAAGGATGGCTTTGTGTTTCAGGTTATTCGTTACTGAAATCATCCTCCCAACTTCCTCAAGCGATAAAACAATAGGTAGTTTTTTCTCTGTGCGTGGTCGTTTTACACGGAATTCTTCCCATTCACGATGACATACAGCTACATAAAAGATTTTGAACGCACTAATAAGTTGATTTACGGTGGAAACAGAAGCCCCTTTTTGGGTAATCATAAAATGCAACTTAGATTTAAAGTCTTCGGTGGTAATCTCATACAACAATTTCCCAAATTCTTTTTCTAAATTGCAAAGTAGTTTACAATAGGTATCAATTGTGCGCGGACTGTAATTGCGAATCTGCATCTCCCTGATCAGCAAATTCTCGAAGGACTTGTTTGGGCTCATAGTGATATTTTTTTGAAGTTTATATCCTTCAAAATTATCACAAATCTCATTTACCGGAACGGTTTAGTTCAACATCTGTGTATACGCCATAATGTGGCGCATATCCAGTTTATCAATATAATTATAATTCTAATTTATCCAAGGGACTTTTGATTTGATCAAATCCTTTGTTTGTAATATGAGTGTATGTCTCTTTCCCTCTCCTTTTGCCCAATTTTAGGCGTATGTATCGTAAGATAACTTATCTTCTTTGTTTCTCAATTTTAAGTCACAAACATAAAAAATTATTTCTGATGCTACAATAACAAATATCAATTATTTTTCCATATAAGATGGAAAGGCAACAACAGGCAGAAAGTGGAAGAGGTCTAAAGAGAACTACGGTTGAAAGTTTAAGGTGTAAAGTTTATAGAGAAACAACAGTCTAAAGGCAAACTGGTTAAAAGTTGAAGGTTTAAGGTGTAAAGTTTATAGAGAACTACGGTTGAAAGTTTAAGGTGTAAAGTTGAAAGGCAACAACAAGTCTCAAGAAAAGAGTTCTTTAATCATTTATCGCTAACCGCTGTATGTTGATTTCCATTGTCAACTGTCAACTGTCAATTGTCAATGGAATCGGTCATGCAGTCATTTGATTCTCCAACAATCCACCCGGTGGCCAGAGACCACCGGATGAGATGTTACGACGGCTAGGTCACGATTGTGTTTTCGAGTTTTGACCACGGGCTGGCCAGTTCAGGATGTTTGGTGTTGTACCATCGGAGGTAGATATAGAGGAATTTACCTATGTTGCCTGCCCCGAGTGAAAGATTGAAAATCGCCTTTGTGGAGATATTCATCTTCAGGCCCGGCGCCTCTTCCGATTCGGGTGGTGTTTCGCTCACCATGTAGAGATATTGCACGCAGTTGGCTCCGGGATAAATGGAGTAACGGCTCCCGATAGAGCTACGGCATTTCACCGACACCACGTTACCCCCCAAGGGAGCAAGGGTCACCGACACCGATTCCTGAATGGGTTTCTCCCCTACTGTCCGTGCTTCAGCATCCAAAGTGCCTTTACCGATATGAAACATGGCCAGGTCGTCAATAGTGACGGAGACCGAGGCCGCAATACGATCGAGAAAGTGGGACAATTTATTAAAATCGACTGTGTTGCTGATGATTTTCAGTAATTTGTCTTTTACGGTGGTGGTACGGCTGTTTTTCTTGTCCACATAGAGGGCATAGAGAGGACTCCACTGGGTGTTGAAACTCTTCCACTGCGTCACCTCTTCTTCTGTGATTCCCAACCGGGTGGCATTTGTGGTGGGTGTCCCCGCCTCAAGATAGGCTGTGGTGGTGGTGATGTACTCGTCGAATTGATTTATCGAACGTGGAATTCTAGCTGTGTTTGTCATACTTTTTTTGTTTTAATTGTTAAATAAATAAAGTCAGGCGATTGATATGCACGAAACCAATGAAGAGCGGTAGCTACTGATGCACTCTCAACCGGTTTATGATTTCAACCGTTTTTTCTTTTTGACAGGCAGGTATAATGTTGCATGAAACCTATCCCGATTGTTATTAAAGTGTTTGGAAAAAATTTCAAGACGGGGAGTTATATCAATCATGTATTCATTGCCGTCTTGCCAATTCCGTGTGATATAATTCCATGCGGCATGCAGTTCCTCTTCTTTTCCCGAGAAATGATAACAGGCATAAGTACCACCCTTTATCCATTTCGAGTTGTACAAACGCCGTGGCTTTGTAAACGCCGTGTTTATGGAAAAACAAACATCATAGCGGCATTTGTTGTGAGGTGTGTAATCGGGGTCATCGTGTATCACCCCGATGGATTGGCATACCTCCAGGTTGTCCTGCATAACGCAGGTGGACAAGGAGCAAAAGTTGCTACGGATTTTTTCAGGAGTATATCCTTTGAATACCCTCCGGTATACCACAAACCGATCGGCCATCTCACAAATGCCCCCGAACCGGATGTCGGATTCAAAATCAGGATTGATATGGCGCGTGACAGGCTTCTGCTTCAGAAACCGTGCATGTGAAGGCAGGATGCCAAAGGCTTTGTTGAAGGCAGTACTAAAGCTACCGGAATACCCATAGCCTAACAAGACTGCAATAAGCTGAATAAGCAGGGAAGGTTCGGCATGCAGGATACGGTAGGCTAATTCCATCTTGACACGTATAATATAATTATCATAGGATTCTCCTGTTATTTCTTTAAACAAACACCACAATTTAGTGGTTGAAACAGGAACCATTTGGGCAATCTCCATATAAGTGCCGTGATGGCCAAGATTGGCTTCGATGTGCTCCAGTATACGCGTAATATGCACAATTTGTTCTACTGTTATCATATCATGTATTAAAATTTTGAATTGCAAAAATAATAGTTAATTAAAGAGGCAAATTATGATTTTCCACATTTATTTTATTTCAACCAAAAACAATGAGTTTTCAATTATTAAAACAGGACAGGCTTTAGATGATTCACTAACAAGAAAGGAGATCCATAGCAATGCATAAAATTTCAGATCACATTTTTACTCCAACAATGTGCATTGTTACTCCAACAATGTGCATTGTTACTCCAACAATGTGCATTGATACTCTAATAATGTGCATTATTACTCTAACAATGTGCATTGATACTCTAATAATGTGCATTGATACTCCAACAATGTGCATTGATACTCCAACAATGTGCATTGATGCTCTAATAATGTGCATTGATACTCCAATAATGTGCATTGATACTCTAACAATGTGCATTATTACTTTAAAAATGTGATCGTAACATTGAATCAGTTGACACAATGACGACCATATATTACACAATAACAAGATGTTACATAAAACGCAACCTGATCCGTCGAATTTATAAATCTGACGGGACAAGGATAAAGAAAACCAAACCCTACCCCTGTTCCGGGTACTTCCCTTCATCAGAAGGACAGAACAATCTGACAAACAAGCTAAGGCGAATCGGGTTGCCTGACCCGTTGGATTTGTAAATCCGTCGCGACGGAAGCAGAGCGGCTTTGCTGGTTTACAATCATATCTTCGGGTGTTTTTCCGTATGGCATAAATCCTGTTTCCAAATTTCGCTTTCCTTCCCTTGCTGCAGAGCCGCTCAATATTTGTTACAGAAGGATGATACGATATCGCCAGGAAGATGCAGGGCGTCGTAATATTAAATCAGTTGGCACAATGATGCCCCTGCCATGTCGGGTTTGTAAATCCAACGCGACGAGGTTAAAGAAAACCTAACCCTAACCCCGTTCCGGGTACTTCCCTTCATCAGAAGGGCAGAACAATCTGGCAAACAAACCAAGGCGAACAGGGTTGCCTGACCCATCGGATTGTTACATCCGACGAGACGGGAAGAGAATGGCCGAAAGCCGGGAGAGACCAATAAGCCGAAATGACAAAAAAGTTTTATTTCCGGAAAAAATCAAGACGGCTTCTTCTTCAATAGTAGCCGAAGAGAAGAGAAATGAGGGAAACCCTTCATCCCTGAAATTGCAGAAAGGAGATCAGTTTATCCCGAAAAATGTGCCCGCACACACAACAAATATCCAAACTTTATTTTTTATATTTGCAGTGGTTAACCACGCACATTTTACTATGGCTGAAAATAAAAATATCAAGATCAAAGATATTGCCCAAATGGCTGGCGTTTCGGTTGGCACAGTCGACCGCGTACTGCATGACAGGGGGCGGGTGTCTGAAGAAAACCTCAAAAAGGTAAAAGCCATTCTGGAAGTGGTCAATTATCAGCCGAACATGATGGCCCGGACCCTTGCCTCAAAGAAACACTATAAAATTGCCGTCATCATTCCCGCTTTTCAACCGGGAGAGTACTGGGAAAAGGTATATAAAGGCATACAACGGGCTGAAGGAGAGTTTGCGGGCTATGGCGTACATCTTGAGAAATTTTTGTTCGACCAGCACAACAGCCATTCACTACGCAAAATCATCAACGAGCTACTGGCAGGATCTTTTGATTTTAATGCCGTCTTAATGGCTACCCTGTTTTCGAACCTGATGATTGAATTTTCCCAAACGCTGGATCTTCTCAGGATTCCGTATAATTATATCGATGCCAATATCCCCGCACAGCAGCAATTGGCCTATTTTGGAACCAATTCCGGGGATAGCGGTGAGATCGGAGCCAAGATGTTACTGTATAACATCAAAAAGAATGCTGATATTGTCATTCCCAAAATATTAAACATAGGCGATCAGGACTCCAATCAATGGATCAACCGGGAAACCGGATTCCTGGATTACCTGAACCATACCGCCTATAGCGGCACAATCCATCGTATTGAGCTGTATCTGGATGATCCGGTTTATAACTTCAGGGAGCTCGATATTCTGCTAAAGAGTAAACCGAAAATCAGGGGTGGCATTGTCTTTAACTCCAAAGCCCATATCCTTGCCAATTATCTGAAAATAAGAAACATCAACGACATCAGTGTCATCGGGTATGATGTCATCGAAGCAAACATCAAACTGCTCAAGGAAGGCATCATCAAAGCCCTGATCGCACAACGCCCACAACAACAGGGCTATGAAGGGATAAAATCGCTCTGCGAATACCTTATTCTAAAGAAGACCCCGCCAAAAGAAAATTATCTCCCTATTGATATTCTTTTGCCCGAAAACATTGATTACTATCAAAACCAATGATTACACTATCCCGGTATGTGTGCGCGAACACAACCATTAAGACAATTCATATTCACGCATTTAACTATCTATTCACTCTATAAATTACACTACACTATGAAGAAACAGATTATTTTTATCGGTATGGCTGTATGCCTTGCATTACCGATGGCGCTGAAGGGGGCTATTACAGCTCCAAAAGCCGATCATCCTGATTTCAATGCCCGTGCCCGGAAGATCGTTGCCCAAATGACACTGGATGAGAAGATATCCCAGCTTCACGGGATACAGAATGACACCGACTTCCGCATTGTCCCCGGCATCCCCCGGCTGGGCATCCCTCCGTTGACCGTCTGCAACGGGCCTGCCGGACTGGGACCTGCCGGATATGGCCACCAGGGAAAAGCAACTGCATTGTCTGCCCCTATCTCCCTTGCAGCTACATGGGATACGCAAGCCGCATATGATTATGGCAAAGTGGCTGGTGAGGAATCCCTGTTGTTAGGCAACATCTTCCTGGAATCGCCGGATGTTAACATAGCACGCACTCCCCACGGCGGAAGAACCTTCGAAAGCTTCGGGGAAGACCCTTTTCTGACAAGCCGGATGGGAGTGGGTGAAATCAAAGGCATTCAAAGTTGCGGCATCATTGCCAATGTGAAACATTATGTGGCTAACAACCAGGAATCCGACCGGTTCAAAATCAATGAGATCATTGATGGACGTACATTGCGGGAGATCTACCTGCCGGCTTTCAGGGCAGCTGTCGAAGAAGGACATGTAGGCTCCGTCATGGCAGCATATAATAAGGTCAATGGTACTTTTTGCAGTGAGAATGACTTCCTGTTAACGGATATCCTGCGGAAAGAGTGGAAGTTCGATGGCTTTATTACTTCCGATTTCGGTGCCGTACATAGCACTGTCCCTGCCGCCAGGGGAGGCTTGGATGTGGAAATGCCTACTGGCATCTATTTCGGCAATGCACTGAAAAGAGCAGTCATGTCGGGAGAAGTCTCCGAATCCCTGTTAAATGAAAAGCTAATCCGCAGGTATAGTACCATGATGCGCTTCGGTGTATGGGAGACTCCCCAACAAGGTGCCATCCCGGTGATGAAGGATGCAGCCATTGCCATGAAGATTGGAGCAGAAGGGGTGGTGTTGCTGAAGAACCAGCATAATGTACTGCCGTTGGA encodes the following:
- a CDS encoding substrate-binding domain-containing protein, encoding MAENKNIKIKDIAQMAGVSVGTVDRVLHDRGRVSEENLKKVKAILEVVNYQPNMMARTLASKKHYKIAVIIPAFQPGEYWEKVYKGIQRAEGEFAGYGVHLEKFLFDQHNSHSLRKIINELLAGSFDFNAVLMATLFSNLMIEFSQTLDLLRIPYNYIDANIPAQQQLAYFGTNSGDSGEIGAKMLLYNIKKNADIVIPKILNIGDQDSNQWINRETGFLDYLNHTAYSGTIHRIELYLDDPVYNFRELDILLKSKPKIRGGIVFNSKAHILANYLKIRNINDISVIGYDVIEANIKLLKEGIIKALIAQRPQQQGYEGIKSLCEYLILKKTPPKENYLPIDILLPENIDYYQNQ
- a CDS encoding beta-glucosidase; translation: MKKQIIFIGMAVCLALPMALKGAITAPKADHPDFNARARKIVAQMTLDEKISQLHGIQNDTDFRIVPGIPRLGIPPLTVCNGPAGLGPAGYGHQGKATALSAPISLAATWDTQAAYDYGKVAGEESLLLGNIFLESPDVNIARTPHGGRTFESFGEDPFLTSRMGVGEIKGIQSCGIIANVKHYVANNQESDRFKINEIIDGRTLREIYLPAFRAAVEEGHVGSVMAAYNKVNGTFCSENDFLLTDILRKEWKFDGFITSDFGAVHSTVPAARGGLDVEMPTGIYFGNALKRAVMSGEVSESLLNEKLIRRYSTMMRFGVWETPQQGAIPVMKDAAIAMKIGAEGVVLLKNQHNVLPLDIHAIHSIALIGPFAGEAMTGGGGSSHVEPILTVSPMEGIQKLAGANVSIQVNDGTDIARALAIAKKADVTILMLGDRQTEGRDHPITLSGNQDALAEAVLNADPHAIVVLKTGGPVLMPWIAKASALLEAWYPGEEDGNVVASVLFGEVNPSGKLPITFPQKDSDLPTQTVEQYPGVNGTVHYSEGILVGYRWYDAKQIKPLFPFGYGLSYTTFAYKDLTISKPEHNTVTVGFIVTNTGKRAGAEVAQLYLGMPSTPAIPQPPLQLKGFKRVNLAPGQSAHVSITLNAHDLSYWDTTSHAWKIMPGVYKVYAAASSQDIQLKGNFRMQ